Within the Candidatus Eremiobacterota bacterium genome, the region ACGCTGCCGCCGCGGCGCCGCACCTGGTGCAGCGACCGCTGCGGCGAGCTGTTCTGGGCAAATCACTGGTGGTCGGTCGCGCGCCGCGAGGCGAAGCGCCGCGACCGCTATCGCTGCAAGCGCTGCGGAACGCGCGCCCCGAAGCGGCCCTCGCACAGCACGTTTCGCAGCCGCACCGCGTATCTGCGCGCGATGCGCGCGTGGCGCGCCGCCAAACGCACCGAGCGGCTCGAGGTGAACCACATCGTCCCGTGCAAAGGACGCCACCGCGCGCTCGACTG harbors:
- a CDS encoding HNH endonuclease — translated: MNRLPHSELKRDALLAVCSLAPPLAGGACAWCAATLPPRRRTWCSDRCGELFWANHWWSVARREAKRRDRYRCKRCGTRAPKRPSHSTFRSRTAYLRAMRAWRAAKRTERLEVNHIVPCKGRHRALDCAHHLDNLETLCPACHKQHTSALRLVTAAP